One stretch of Spartobacteria bacterium DNA includes these proteins:
- a CDS encoding DEAD/DEAH box helicase, translating into MKNLLEKLKKTDPFSMRSHAHADEVYIQLCFDEHGGYVQTVDKRGDHVDVNHLAYRGPMRELCKALTVIKDRMTGLIGWDSSGEHIYLHEHEHLIWLLRGCDCVMDSKCNPVTFAEEAGKVVLDLRPYRKKEGQLIGNLLLIQTGKKSALGDVRFLNENHLLRNSEIIEVQPLGENYNQLYLFADAFVEDQLEQYLTLLFSYFTHIQLAYGDYRVQEGPALTALPALQFQRVTEDRCLHLNITNTLPGFSDAFFTDYDITQVARVNEMESLITLQLIRFDSLEDDHKYLSRLLNATQKKLKAGGSMVYSDENGFILEPELANLFLLNELPALLRRFTLQGADKLTQFKIKAVKPELNVKLGYGVDFLEGDAELSFGEEKIRLFEVLAQYRKQSYILLSDETRAVIHPDYLARLSRLFQKKGTGVKVSFFDLPLIDDLLEQRAEDSIFPQVRSVFQGFNTLTTRRMKSPKINGTLRPYQLHGLKWIQYLYENKLGGCLADDMGLGKTVQTIAMLSLVYPKQKKPTLLIMPKSLLFNWQKEISQFCPALTAYIYHGTERDIETATQHHLIMTTYGTLQRSIETFKEHHFHYVILDESQNIKNVQTQRTKSVLMLKADHRLALSGTPIENNLQELYSLFRFLNPAMFGSLQQFNASYITPIHQHNDKDAVHELRKKVYPFILRRLKKDVLKELPEKTEQILYVDMNPEQEALYKERRQFHHDTIKKQIAAEGLQRSRFSILAALLELRQLASVPEDKSEGLITSAKRELLVESVRDTVMNGHKALIFANFISAVELLTEELETAGIACLSMTGATRDRQSLVERFQHDDEIKVFIMTLKTGGVGLNLTAADTVFIYDPWWNTAAETQAIDRAHRIGQSRKVFTYKLIARNTIEEKILELQLKKKEMFDQIISSDSGALKSLTESDIDQILGT; encoded by the coding sequence ATTAAAAAAGACCGATCCCTTTTCCATGCGCAGCCATGCCCATGCCGATGAGGTATATATACAGCTGTGTTTTGATGAACACGGAGGGTATGTACAGACCGTGGATAAGCGCGGGGATCATGTGGACGTCAATCATCTGGCCTATCGCGGCCCCATGCGTGAGTTATGCAAGGCACTCACGGTCATCAAGGATCGTATGACGGGATTGATTGGCTGGGATTCTTCAGGAGAACACATCTACCTGCATGAACATGAGCATCTGATATGGCTTTTGCGGGGGTGCGACTGCGTCATGGATTCCAAATGCAACCCCGTTACTTTTGCCGAAGAGGCGGGGAAAGTTGTACTGGATTTGCGGCCTTATAGAAAAAAGGAAGGACAGCTGATCGGGAATCTTCTGCTTATACAAACCGGAAAGAAATCGGCACTGGGTGATGTCCGGTTCTTAAATGAAAATCATCTGCTTCGAAACAGCGAGATCATTGAAGTCCAGCCTCTGGGCGAAAACTACAATCAACTGTACCTCTTTGCCGATGCCTTTGTGGAAGACCAGCTGGAACAGTATCTCACGCTGCTGTTTTCCTATTTTACCCATATTCAGCTGGCCTATGGCGATTATCGTGTGCAGGAAGGGCCTGCCCTGACCGCCTTACCGGCACTGCAGTTCCAGCGGGTAACCGAAGATCGCTGTCTGCACTTGAATATCACCAATACACTGCCGGGATTTTCCGATGCCTTTTTTACAGATTACGACATCACGCAGGTGGCCCGTGTCAACGAGATGGAGTCGCTGATCACACTGCAGCTGATTCGTTTTGATTCATTGGAGGATGATCACAAATATTTAAGCCGTTTGCTGAATGCCACCCAGAAAAAGCTTAAAGCAGGCGGCTCTATGGTGTATTCGGACGAAAACGGCTTTATTTTGGAGCCGGAACTGGCCAACTTGTTTTTACTGAATGAACTGCCGGCACTCCTGCGACGGTTTACCCTGCAGGGAGCCGATAAACTGACACAATTCAAAATCAAAGCAGTCAAACCGGAACTCAACGTTAAGCTGGGGTACGGAGTGGATTTTCTCGAAGGCGATGCGGAGCTGTCCTTTGGAGAGGAAAAAATCCGCTTGTTTGAAGTCCTGGCGCAGTACCGCAAACAGTCCTATATTCTACTCAGTGATGAAACAAGAGCGGTGATTCATCCCGATTATCTGGCTAGACTGTCCCGCCTGTTTCAGAAGAAGGGAACCGGAGTCAAAGTCTCCTTTTTTGACCTCCCGTTAATTGATGATCTGCTGGAACAACGTGCAGAGGATTCGATTTTCCCGCAAGTTCGCTCTGTTTTTCAGGGGTTCAACACACTGACAACCAGGCGAATGAAAAGTCCGAAAATCAACGGAACGCTGCGTCCCTATCAACTGCATGGGTTGAAATGGATCCAATACCTTTATGAGAATAAACTGGGAGGATGCCTGGCCGATGACATGGGATTGGGGAAAACCGTGCAGACCATTGCCATGCTGTCGCTCGTTTACCCAAAGCAGAAAAAACCGACTCTGTTGATCATGCCGAAAAGCCTGCTGTTCAACTGGCAGAAAGAAATCAGCCAGTTCTGTCCCGCATTGACTGCTTACATCTATCATGGCACCGAACGGGATATAGAAACAGCCACGCAGCATCACCTGATTATGACCACCTACGGCACCTTGCAGCGCAGCATCGAAACCTTTAAAGAACACCACTTTCATTATGTCATCCTAGATGAATCACAGAATATTAAAAATGTGCAGACCCAGCGCACCAAATCGGTGCTGATGTTAAAAGCGGATCACCGTCTGGCACTCAGCGGCACCCCCATTGAAAACAATTTGCAGGAACTGTATTCGCTCTTTCGTTTTCTCAATCCGGCCATGTTCGGCAGTCTGCAGCAGTTCAACGCCAGCTATATCACGCCGATTCATCAACACAACGACAAGGATGCAGTGCATGAACTGCGAAAGAAAGTCTATCCGTTTATTTTGCGTCGCCTGAAGAAAGATGTACTCAAAGAATTACCGGAAAAAACGGAACAGATTCTTTATGTGGACATGAATCCGGAACAGGAAGCACTTTACAAAGAGCGACGCCAATTCCATCACGATACCATCAAAAAGCAGATTGCAGCGGAAGGGCTGCAGCGCAGTCGTTTTTCCATTCTGGCGGCCCTTTTAGAGCTGCGGCAGCTGGCGTCCGTGCCAGAAGACAAATCGGAAGGACTGATTACATCGGCCAAGCGGGAATTATTGGTGGAAAGTGTGCGGGATACGGTGATGAACGGGCATAAGGCGTTAATTTTTGCAAACTTCATCTCGGCGGTGGAATTACTGACTGAAGAACTGGAAACGGCGGGCATCGCGTGCCTGAGTATGACCGGAGCCACGCGCGATCGTCAGTCACTGGTGGAGCGGTTCCAGCATGATGACGAGATCAAAGTCTTTATTATGACACTGAAAACCGGAGGGGTCGGATTAAATCTGACTGCGGCAGATACCGTGTTCATTTACGATCCCTGGTGGAACACCGCAGCGGAAACACAGGCCATCGACCGCGCCCATCGCATCGGGCAAAGCAGGAAAGTGTTCACGTACAAGCTCATTGCACGCAATACCATCGAAGAAAAGATTTTGGAACTTCAACTGAAGAAAAAGGAAATGTTCGACCAGATTATTTCCAGTGACAGCGGGGCGTTAAAATCACTGACAGAATCAGACATTGACCAAATATTGGGGACATAA